The proteins below come from a single Saccharophagus degradans 2-40 genomic window:
- a CDS encoding TonB-dependent receptor plug domain-containing protein: MKKTFHTATLCAASFLILPTGTYAEGQTAADLIEMGIEQLVDMEIEVESAGKNRAKGLDVPYAAFVISAEDIRLSGARNIPEALRMAPGVTADQVGAHEWSVSIRGAGGQFSRFVLVMVNGKSLYNSVFSGVNWNELNYNLADIKQIEVIRGPNAAAWGANAVNGIINIITYSAGEKPSTNVEVWAGEHHRQGVNLRQSGKLNNDWDYAVSGHFGVIAGLENAEFDLQEKDGRDWRVSTQVQRNDDKSNLQIYVEAFGGDIGPIWSNIFTDPVRREYILKSEELIGGSIQVNYQRALDENWRWNVRTALDQTDRQSNFYYWDSRNLQADLELSGTVGIHALSMGVNSRFSYSSINLSSFNQVDYFINFIDENENIASYGAFLSDTISLSDKWQATLSARVDENQISGTSLQPSMRLMWLVSDSQRIWAAASRAASTPSRALTDAKNAPYEIIPANTLGNPLPIVIVISDMRGNRNTVTDALELGYRVTWGNSYIDAALFKNEYKYNISVAPIGEPELYPALPNLPIALIQHAVFDGNEEFESSGYEFNLGSQLSRKWDVQASITKSNIKNYVGWENTLSLRSNYNVTDALTFSAWWMYRSNYETSQAEIEDINTIDLGLRYQHSESTSIALQLKNIGSKDIQAVREAFSSAGMYVGPHGMITLTHEY; the protein is encoded by the coding sequence ATGAAAAAAACTTTTCACACAGCCACACTGTGTGCAGCCTCGTTTTTGATTCTACCTACAGGTACGTATGCCGAAGGGCAAACCGCCGCTGACCTAATAGAAATGGGTATTGAGCAGTTAGTAGATATGGAAATAGAGGTGGAATCTGCGGGTAAAAACCGCGCAAAAGGGTTAGATGTACCCTATGCCGCCTTTGTTATTAGTGCCGAAGATATCCGCTTATCGGGTGCGCGCAATATTCCCGAGGCATTACGCATGGCGCCCGGTGTGACTGCCGATCAGGTGGGGGCACACGAATGGTCGGTGAGTATTCGCGGGGCCGGCGGCCAATTCTCCCGCTTTGTGCTGGTAATGGTTAACGGTAAAAGCCTGTATAACTCCGTATTCAGTGGCGTTAATTGGAACGAGCTTAACTACAACTTAGCCGATATAAAACAAATTGAAGTTATTCGCGGCCCTAATGCTGCTGCTTGGGGCGCTAATGCCGTAAACGGCATAATAAATATTATTACCTACTCTGCTGGCGAAAAGCCCAGCACCAATGTTGAAGTGTGGGCGGGCGAGCACCACCGACAGGGGGTAAATCTACGTCAATCGGGCAAATTAAATAACGATTGGGATTACGCCGTTAGCGGTCATTTTGGGGTGATTGCCGGTTTAGAAAATGCCGAATTCGACCTGCAAGAAAAGGATGGTCGCGATTGGCGGGTATCAACTCAAGTACAGCGCAACGATGATAAAAGTAATTTACAAATTTATGTTGAAGCTTTTGGTGGTGATATAGGCCCAATATGGTCCAATATATTTACCGACCCAGTTCGTAGAGAATATATTCTTAAAAGTGAAGAGTTAATTGGTGGCTCTATCCAAGTGAATTATCAGCGCGCATTGGATGAAAATTGGCGCTGGAATGTGCGCACCGCTTTAGATCAAACCGATCGACAAAGTAATTTTTATTATTGGGATTCAAGAAACCTGCAGGCGGATTTAGAGCTTAGTGGCACGGTGGGAATACACGCGTTAAGTATGGGGGTGAATAGCCGCTTTAGTTACTCTTCAATTAATTTGTCGTCGTTTAATCAAGTAGATTATTTTATAAATTTTATAGACGAAAATGAAAATATTGCCTCTTATGGTGCGTTTTTAAGCGATACCATATCCCTAAGTGATAAGTGGCAGGCTACCTTATCTGCTCGTGTAGATGAAAACCAAATAAGTGGTACCAGCCTACAGCCATCAATGCGTTTGATGTGGCTGGTAAGCGATTCGCAGCGTATTTGGGCGGCGGCCTCACGGGCGGCTTCTACCCCTTCCCGTGCGCTAACCGATGCGAAAAACGCCCCCTATGAAATCATTCCTGCCAATACACTTGGTAACCCCTTGCCCATTGTTATTGTTATTAGCGATATGCGGGGGAACCGCAATACCGTTACCGATGCACTAGAGCTGGGCTACCGGGTTACTTGGGGCAATAGTTATATCGATGCTGCGCTATTTAAAAACGAGTATAAGTACAACATTAGTGTTGCACCTATTGGTGAGCCTGAGTTGTACCCTGCTTTGCCGAATTTGCCCATAGCTTTAATTCAACATGCTGTATTTGATGGCAATGAAGAATTCGAGTCTTCTGGTTATGAGTTTAATCTGGGTAGCCAATTAAGTAGAAAGTGGGATGTGCAAGCGTCTATCACCAAGTCGAATATAAAAAATTATGTAGGTTGGGAGAACACACTTTCGTTGCGTTCAAATTATAACGTTACTGATGCGCTTACATTTAGTGCTTGGTGGATGTATCGATCTAATTACGAAACCTCTCAGGCTGAAATAGAAGATATCAACACTATCGATTTGGGACTGCGCTATCAGCATTCGGAATCTACTTCTATTGCGTTACAGTTAAAGAATATAGGTAGCAAAGACATTCAAGCTGTGCGAGAGGCTTTTTCTTCTGCGGGCATGTATGTGGGGCCGCATGGCATGATTACGTTGACACATGAGTACTAA
- a CDS encoding sugar efflux transporter, producing MKRLTLYSGPAFTCYFMSFVVGLLFALVMPTLSVLVAKGLGVRPFLVGVFFVAMAASSIVFSHMLATWSDKVNDRRPLIMAGMLFGAASCLVFAFSSNYWVLLGLGSTLFSLSFAFTSQMFAHAREFADQRLTLGQNTLFNSIVRAGIAVAWVSGPPIGFALYNYLGIQRHYTYVAIAYIAAGLLAWLALPKAEKFDTSALAPIPASHKQQVVIAIIAFAFLYACNQTYLIALPLYLPEHLGLDSSYAGWIMGTAAALEIPIMIFGGWLGTRYPLIALIRIGGLCAAALYLGIWNATALWQLFVLQLLNAVFIGFVAGLGMTWFQDMMPGKAGAASALYLNANNIGNLLGSLVIAVFAEALGYRHIFLIMIAIAACAVVTLSLLDKR from the coding sequence TTGAAGCGCCTTACTTTATATTCCGGCCCCGCGTTTACCTGCTACTTTATGTCGTTTGTTGTAGGCCTATTATTCGCGCTAGTGATGCCCACCTTGAGTGTATTAGTGGCCAAGGGGCTGGGCGTACGTCCGTTTTTGGTGGGAGTATTTTTTGTAGCTATGGCTGCGAGCAGTATTGTGTTCTCTCACATGCTGGCCACTTGGTCCGATAAAGTTAACGACCGCCGCCCTCTAATAATGGCCGGTATGCTATTTGGCGCGGCGTCGTGTTTGGTGTTTGCATTTTCTAGTAATTATTGGGTGCTGCTAGGGTTGGGCTCCACCCTGTTTAGCCTCTCGTTTGCGTTTACCTCGCAAATGTTTGCCCACGCCCGCGAATTTGCCGACCAGCGTTTAACCCTTGGCCAAAACACGCTGTTTAACTCTATTGTGCGCGCAGGTATCGCTGTTGCCTGGGTATCTGGGCCGCCCATCGGGTTTGCGCTGTACAACTATTTGGGTATTCAAAGGCATTACACCTACGTGGCCATTGCCTATATTGCCGCCGGGCTTCTTGCTTGGCTGGCGCTGCCCAAGGCAGAAAAATTTGATACCAGCGCCTTGGCGCCCATCCCAGCCAGTCACAAGCAACAAGTAGTAATAGCGATAATTGCCTTCGCGTTTTTATATGCCTGCAACCAAACCTACTTGATTGCGCTCCCCCTGTATTTACCAGAGCACCTAGGTTTAGACAGTAGCTACGCTGGCTGGATTATGGGTACCGCTGCCGCGCTAGAAATACCTATTATGATTTTTGGCGGCTGGCTAGGCACGCGCTACCCACTTATTGCGCTTATACGCATAGGCGGCCTGTGCGCAGCGGCACTTTACCTAGGCATTTGGAATGCCACAGCCCTATGGCAGTTATTCGTACTACAGCTACTAAACGCGGTGTTTATTGGGTTTGTGGCCGGGCTAGGTATGACGTGGTTTCAAGATATGATGCCCGGCAAAGCGGGCGCGGCATCGGCACTGTACTTGAACGCCAATAATATAGGTAACTTACTGGGCAGTTTGGTTATTGCAGTATTTGCCGAAGCCTTAGGCTACCGGCATATCTTTTTGATTATGATTGCCATTGCGGCTTGCGCGGTGGTGACGCTATCGTTATTGGATAAGAGATAG
- a CDS encoding dicarboxylate/amino acid:cation symporter → MLKLKLHWQILIAIAAAFLVGGVVNFAGDATWAKAIVNAGEFIGTFFLNALKMIIVPLVLSSIICGVAGMGKGADLGRLGAKALSFYALSSTIAILVGLLVVNVMTPGEINGEPARDQLNLSSTEQVDQQLAKVEGRGLGDVAAVFLRMVPPNLVEAAAEGQMLGLITFGLLFGFFMVRVAPAASETLMNFWTGVSEVMMKITMLVMKFAPLGVFGLVTVTIAGTGLEILANLAVFFFTVTFALAIHVLVVMPLLLRYLGGVKNPYRQIAFMAPALLTAFSTASSSGTLPLTMDCVEKNAGVSKRTSSFVLPLGATINMDGTALYECVAAMFIAQAYGLDLTIGVQFTIVLIALLTSIGVAGIPSASLMAITVILTAVGLPLEGIGLLLVTDRILDMMRTAVNVFSDSCCATIIARTEGEKTNFE, encoded by the coding sequence ATGTTAAAGCTAAAACTTCACTGGCAAATTCTTATCGCTATTGCAGCCGCATTTTTGGTGGGGGGCGTAGTCAATTTTGCTGGCGATGCCACCTGGGCAAAGGCCATTGTGAATGCCGGTGAATTTATAGGCACATTTTTTCTTAACGCGTTAAAAATGATTATTGTGCCGCTGGTACTGTCGTCCATTATTTGCGGCGTAGCGGGCATGGGTAAAGGGGCAGATCTAGGGCGCTTGGGCGCAAAGGCATTAAGCTTTTATGCGCTTAGCAGCACCATAGCCATTTTGGTTGGCTTGCTGGTGGTAAACGTGATGACGCCGGGTGAAATTAACGGTGAGCCGGCGCGCGATCAATTAAACCTTAGCTCTACCGAGCAAGTAGACCAGCAGTTAGCCAAAGTAGAAGGGCGCGGTTTGGGTGATGTAGCTGCCGTATTTTTGCGCATGGTACCGCCCAATTTGGTCGAGGCGGCTGCCGAAGGGCAAATGCTGGGGCTAATTACTTTTGGTTTGTTGTTCGGCTTTTTTATGGTGCGCGTGGCACCGGCGGCCAGCGAGACGTTAATGAATTTTTGGACCGGCGTTTCTGAGGTGATGATGAAAATCACCATGCTGGTAATGAAATTTGCCCCGCTGGGGGTGTTTGGCTTGGTTACGGTTACTATTGCTGGTACCGGGTTGGAAATTTTGGCCAACTTGGCAGTGTTCTTTTTTACCGTCACCTTTGCACTTGCCATACACGTACTGGTTGTTATGCCGCTGTTACTGCGTTATTTGGGAGGAGTGAAAAACCCTTACCGCCAAATTGCGTTTATGGCGCCGGCCCTGCTTACTGCTTTTTCGACTGCATCGTCTTCGGGCACGCTGCCATTAACAATGGATTGTGTAGAGAAAAACGCTGGGGTATCTAAGCGCACCAGCTCGTTTGTTTTACCCTTGGGCGCAACCATTAACATGGACGGCACCGCATTGTATGAGTGTGTGGCAGCCATGTTTATTGCACAGGCGTACGGTTTAGATTTAACCATTGGTGTGCAATTTACCATTGTGCTTATTGCGCTGCTCACCTCTATTGGCGTTGCCGGCATACCCTCTGCAAGCCTTATGGCTATTACGGTTATTCTTACCGCTGTAGGCTTACCCTTAGAGGGCATTGGCTTACTACTGGTTACCGATAGAATTCTGGATATGATGCGCACCGCCGTAAACGTATTTAGCGACAGCTGCTGCGCAACAATTATAGCCAGAACCGAAGGCGAAAAAACTAACTTCGAATAA
- a CDS encoding HU family DNA-binding protein yields MRKSDLVEAVANAADLSPRQADDAVSAIFDHITNALARKDSVNLVGFGSFITRERAARQGRNPQTGAAINIAASVLPAFKPGKKLKDALVD; encoded by the coding sequence GTGCGTAAATCTGATCTTGTTGAAGCCGTGGCCAATGCCGCAGACCTTTCACCTAGGCAAGCCGACGATGCGGTTTCGGCCATTTTTGACCATATTACCAACGCGTTAGCGCGCAAAGATTCGGTTAACTTGGTAGGCTTCGGTTCGTTTATTACCCGCGAGCGCGCCGCGCGCCAAGGTCGCAATCCGCAAACGGGGGCTGCTATCAATATTGCAGCCAGTGTGCTGCCAGCCTTTAAACCGGGTAAAAAGTTAAAAGATGCGCTAGTGGATTAA
- the ubiA gene encoding 4-hydroxybenzoate octaprenyltransferase has protein sequence MTATRKSTRPSKPLKATLVAYAKLMRLDRPIGIYLVLWPTLWSLWIAADGLPDWDVLVIFVLGVVLMRSAGCVINDFADRKIDGHVRRTANRPLVTGLITPKQAVLFFVALLVIAFILVLFTNPLTIKLSFGGALLAFCYPFMKRYTQLPQIVLGAAFAWSIPMAFAAQTNQLPEAIWVLYTAVVLWTVAYDTFYAMADREDDLKIGVKSTAILFGDQDRIITACLQLMALVAMAMAGERFGLGFSFKVSLLVAGGLFAYQQYLIRNREPNACFRAFLHNNWVGLVVFLGILVDKLITN, from the coding sequence ATGACCGCAACCCGCAAATCCACTCGGCCATCCAAACCACTTAAAGCTACCCTTGTGGCTTATGCAAAACTTATGCGCTTAGATAGGCCCATAGGTATTTATTTAGTGCTCTGGCCTACACTGTGGAGCCTGTGGATAGCCGCAGATGGTTTGCCCGATTGGGATGTGTTGGTTATTTTTGTGCTGGGTGTAGTGCTTATGCGGTCTGCAGGCTGTGTAATTAACGATTTTGCCGACCGCAAGATAGACGGCCATGTGCGTCGCACAGCAAACCGCCCCCTAGTTACTGGGTTAATAACCCCCAAACAAGCGGTGCTATTTTTTGTGGCATTGCTGGTTATTGCGTTTATTTTGGTGCTATTTACCAACCCACTTACCATAAAGCTTTCGTTCGGCGGGGCGCTACTAGCCTTTTGCTACCCCTTTATGAAACGCTACACCCAGTTGCCACAAATAGTGTTGGGTGCCGCTTTTGCGTGGTCTATTCCTATGGCCTTCGCCGCACAAACCAACCAGCTACCCGAAGCCATTTGGGTGCTATATACCGCTGTTGTACTGTGGACAGTGGCCTACGACACCTTCTACGCAATGGCAGACAGAGAAGACGATTTAAAAATTGGGGTGAAGTCCACCGCTATCCTATTTGGCGATCAAGATCGCATCATAACCGCCTGTTTGCAGCTAATGGCACTGGTGGCTATGGCCATGGCAGGGGAGCGCTTTGGGCTAGGCTTTAGCTTTAAGGTGTCTTTATTGGTTGCAGGTGGTCTTTTTGCCTATCAACAATATTTAATTCGCAACCGCGAACCGAACGCGTGTTTTCGTGCATTTTTGCATAACAATTGGGTAGGTTTAGTGGTTTTTCTCGGCATTTTGGTGGACAAGCTCATAACAAACTAA
- the phoB gene encoding phosphate regulon transcriptional regulator PhoB, with the protein MIEKTILVVDDEPPIRDMLRVALEMAEYAVLEAGDAQQAHSLIVDKKPDLILLDWMLPGTSGIELARRLKRDEVTSEIPIIMLTAKGEEDNKVQGLEVGADDYITKPFSPRELVARLKAVLRRTDSMGISEPIQVEGLCLDPISHRVTISDMPVQMGPTEYRLLEFFLTHQERVYTRNQLLDHVWGGNVYVEERTVDVHIRRLRKALSLEGHDRFIQTVRGAGYRFSNKVALKA; encoded by the coding sequence ATGATTGAAAAGACGATTTTAGTAGTTGATGACGAGCCGCCAATTCGCGACATGTTACGTGTTGCACTGGAAATGGCAGAATATGCGGTATTGGAAGCCGGGGACGCACAACAAGCACACAGCTTAATTGTCGATAAAAAACCCGACCTCATTTTATTAGACTGGATGCTGCCAGGCACAAGCGGTATTGAATTGGCCCGCCGCCTTAAGCGCGACGAAGTTACCAGTGAAATTCCTATTATTATGCTTACCGCCAAAGGCGAAGAGGATAATAAAGTACAAGGCTTAGAGGTGGGTGCCGACGATTACATCACCAAGCCCTTCTCACCACGTGAGCTAGTAGCGCGCCTAAAGGCCGTATTGCGTCGCACCGACTCAATGGGCATTAGCGAGCCTATTCAAGTAGAAGGCCTGTGCCTAGACCCTATAAGCCACCGCGTAACCATTAGCGATATGCCTGTGCAAATGGGCCCTACAGAATACCGCCTACTAGAATTCTTTCTTACCCACCAAGAACGCGTTTACACCCGCAACCAATTGCTCGACCACGTGTGGGGCGGCAATGTGTATGTAGAAGAACGCACGGTAGATGTTCACATTAGACGCTTGCGCAAAGCATTATCCCTTGAAGGCCACGACCGTTTTATTCAAACTGTGCGTGGTGCGGGTTACCGCTTTTCTAATAAGGTCGCTCTAAAGGCCTAA